GCCCGCGTTCACGCTTTTGGAATCGGCTTCCATATAATCGCTGACCAGGTAATAAAAGGCCGCGTTGGAATCGTCGACTTCGTCGTCGCGCTTGAGCACAGCGAGGGCCAGGTCCGGATCTTCGCGCATGAAGGCATTGACCGCGTCGCGGAACATGGTCTGGACCGAACGGGCCATTTTTTCAAGCGGCTCCGTAAGTGGCAGTTCCGGCTCCTGCAGAAGGAAGAGCGTTTTTTCGGCAATGTTCACGGCATGATCGCCCATGCGTTCGAGGTCGGTATTGATTTTCAGTACCATGGTGATGAGCCGGAGGTCCACGGCCATGGGCTGGCCCCGCACGAAGAGATTGTGGCCTTTCTGGTCGACCTCGATTTCCAGCGTGTTGATGGCAGTTTCCTCCCGGATCACTTCCTCCGCCAGTTTCCCATCGCGGGAAAACAAGGCGTCGCAGGCCTTCGAGACGGCTTC
The sequence above is a segment of the Verrucomicrobiia bacterium genome. Coding sequences within it:
- the phoU gene encoding phosphate signaling complex protein PhoU produces the protein MERHFHEELKGLKQRLLEMSFKVEEAVSKACDALFSRDGKLAEEVIREETAINTLEIEVDQKGHNLFVRGQPMAVDLRLITMVLKINTDLERMGDHAVNIAEKTLFLLQEPELPLTEPLEKMARSVQTMFRDAVNAFMREDPDLALAVLKRDDEVDDSNAAFYYLVSDYMEADSKSVNAGINYLMISHNLERIADLACNIAEDVIYLKQGKEVRHRIQMGGRQPAAEPEV